The DNA window CACGGCGGAGATGCAGCAGCGCCTGCAACGGGTGACGCAGCGCGGCCTGCCATGGCTGGTGGCGGAGCGCGATGGGGAGGTGGCTGGTTTTGCCTACGCCAACTGGTTTCGCGAGCGTGAAGCCTACCGCTGGACGCTGGAGGATTCGGTGTATGTCGATGCGCAGCAACGTGGCCAGGGTTTGGGTTCGGCGTTGCTGCAACAGTTGCTGCAGGCTTGCGAGGCGCAAGGCGCGCGCCAGCTGCTTGCCGTGATTGGCGACTCGGCCAACGAGGGTTCCATCGCCCTGCACCTGCGCCACGGCTTCACCCATGGTGGCGTGATGCCCGCCGTTGGCTGGAAGTTCGGTCGATGGCTGGACGTGGTGTTGATGCAAAAAGCGCTCGGTCCCGGCGCAAGCGCGCCACCGACGCGTGGTGTCTGAATACGCCGCCTTCCTGCTGGCTGACGAAACGCATCCGAAACCGAACACCATGCCCAAGACTTTCAAGTCCAAAACGCTCGCCGCGGCCCTGGCCTTATTGTTCGGTGTCGTCGGCGCCCACCGTTTTTATCTCCGGGGCTGGCGTGATGTGCTCGGCTGGCTGCACCTGCCCTTGTTCGCGGTCGGAGTCTGGGGTGCAACGCGCTTCATCGATTTTGGCGAGAACGATGCCATCGCCGAGATTGCGCTTCCTCTGCTGGGTCTGATCGTCGGGTTGGCACTGTTCCAGGCTTTGCTGATCGGGCTGACCCCGGACGCGCGCTGGGATGAGAAGTGGAATGTTGGCACGGGGCGGCATTCCAGCAGCGGCTGGGGCGCCGTGCTGGTGGCGGTGTTTGCCTTGCTGATCGGTACGGCGGCGTTGATGGGTGGCCTGGCTTTTGGCCTGCAACATTACTTCCAGCCGGGCTGAAGTCGATTCGCCGGCATGGGTGTCAGGGTGCCGGCACGCTCCAGCGTTTGCCCGGCAGCCCGCAGGCGTTGCGCCGCGTGTTGCACGGGCTCGCCGTCGGGCAAGATCCAGTCGGGCCGGATTTCCGCCAGTGGCGCCAGCACGAAGGCGCGTTGATGCATGCGCGGGTGGGGCAATGTGAGCGCCGCGTCTTGGAGCGTTTGCTCGCCGAACAGCAGCAGGTCGAGGTCCAGGGTGCGCGGAGCGTTGTGCCGGCCCGCAGGGCGCAGACGGCCGTGGCGACGTTCAATGCACTGGAGTCGCTGCAGCAATTGCCCGGGTGTCAGCGCGCAGCGCAGCACCGCAACCGCGTTCCAGTAATCCGGGCCTTTAGCGTCCACCGGAGCGCTGCGATACAGGCTGGAGTTCTGCAGCAACTGGCAGCCGGCAAGGTCTTGCAACTCGCCGAGTGCCGTGGCCAGCGT is part of the Thiomonas sp. X19 genome and encodes:
- the folK gene encoding 2-amino-4-hydroxy-6-hydroxymethyldihydropteridine diphosphokinase, with the translated sequence MPAASSLAPILAPDMALIGLGANLGDGAATLATALGELQDLAGCQLLQNSSLYRSAPVDAKGPDYWNAVAVLRCALTPGQLLQRLQCIERRHGRLRPAGRHNAPRTLDLDLLLFGEQTLQDAALTLPHPRMHQRAFVLAPLAEIRPDWILPDGEPVQHAAQRLRAAGQTLERAGTLTPMPANRLQPGWK
- a CDS encoding GNAT family N-acetyltransferase → MDLLKTALIRPATEADVAAITHIYRHHVLHGTGTFEIQPPDTAEMQQRLQRVTQRGLPWLVAERDGEVAGFAYANWFREREAYRWTLEDSVYVDAQQRGQGLGSALLQQLLQACEAQGARQLLAVIGDSANEGSIALHLRHGFTHGGVMPAVGWKFGRWLDVVLMQKALGPGASAPPTRGV
- a CDS encoding NINE protein; the encoded protein is MPKTFKSKTLAAALALLFGVVGAHRFYLRGWRDVLGWLHLPLFAVGVWGATRFIDFGENDAIAEIALPLLGLIVGLALFQALLIGLTPDARWDEKWNVGTGRHSSSGWGAVLVAVFALLIGTAALMGGLAFGLQHYFQPG